The following coding sequences are from one Epinephelus fuscoguttatus linkage group LG7, E.fuscoguttatus.final_Chr_v1 window:
- the dpm1 gene encoding dolichol-phosphate mannosyltransferase subunit 1 — protein sequence MASRKTSPPNRDSGDKYSILLPTYNERENLPLIVWLLVKYFGESGYNYEVIVIDDGSPDGTLDVAEQLQKIYGEDKILLRPRAKKLGLGTAYIHGMKHATGNFIIIMDADLSHHPKFIPEFIQKQKEGNYDLVSGTRYQGNGGVYGWDLRRKLISRGANFLTQVLLRPGASDLTGSFRLYKKAVLESLVERCVSKGYVFQMEMIVRARQLNYTIGEVPISFVDRVYGESKLGGNEIVSFAKGLITLFATT from the exons ATGGCAAGCCGAAAAACTTCTCCCCCAAACCGGGATAGTGGGGACAAATACTCAATACTATTACCTACCTACAACGAGAGGGAGAACCTGCCTTTGATAGTGTGGCTTTTGGTGAAATATTTCGGTGAAAG TGGATATAACTACGAGGTAATTGTCATTGACGACGGAAGCCCAGATGGGACCTTGGACGTGGCAGAGCAGCTGCAGAAAATATATGGAGAGGACAAGATC cTTCTGCGGCCAAGAGCGAAAAAATTAGGTCTTG GCACTGCCTACATCCACGGCATGAAGCATGCTACGGGAAACTTCATCATCATAATGGACGCAGATCTTTCCCATCAT ccCAAATTCATCCCAGAATTTATTCA AAAGCAGAAGGAAGGTAATTACGACCTGGTGTCTGGTACCCGATACCAAGGGAACGGAGGCGTATACGGCTGGGACCTGCGCAGGAAACTCATCAG TCGGGGAGCCAACTTTTTGACTCAAGTGTTGTTGAGACCTGGTGCTTCAGACCTCACAGGCAGCTTCAG GTTGTATAAGAAGGCAGTGTTGGAGAGTCTGGTTGAACGGTGCGTGTCCAAAGGTTACGTCTTTCAGATGGAGATGATCGTCCGTGCCAGACAGCTCAACTACACAATCGGAGAG GTACCCATTTCCTTTGTGGATAGAGTTTATGGAGAATCCAAACTCGGAGGGAACGAGATTGTGTCATTTGCGAAAGGACTGATCACACTCTTTGCCACAACATGA